One part of the Acetoanaerobium sticklandii genome encodes these proteins:
- a CDS encoding NAD(P)H-dependent flavin oxidoreductase, translating to MQGAMGVGVSLSSLASAVAREGAIGVISGVQIGYDEPDFLSNNNEANVRALKKHIKRAKELCGDGILGVNLLTAMKNYKEMVAAAVEMKIDLIISGAGLPLDLPTLVEGSQTKIVPIVSSGKAAALISKVWDKKYKRIPDMVIVEGPEAGGHLGFSKEELAKNEFKPLEELVTEVIEAMKPFEEKYKKQVPIIAAGGIYSGEDIAKFIKLGASGVQMATRFVATEECDAHINFKNSYVDAKKEDIRLVQSPVGMPGRAVDNEFTKKLDKGNIPVKRCYDCLIPCNPATTPYCISQALIQSVTGDMENGLVFAGTNAYKIDKITTVKDLINELCEEANSYL from the coding sequence ATACAAGGAGCAATGGGTGTAGGAGTGTCACTATCTTCACTTGCATCAGCAGTAGCACGTGAAGGTGCTATAGGAGTTATTTCAGGAGTTCAGATAGGCTATGACGAGCCGGATTTTTTATCAAATAACAACGAAGCAAATGTAAGAGCACTAAAGAAGCATATAAAAAGAGCTAAAGAGCTTTGTGGTGATGGAATACTAGGAGTAAATCTATTAACAGCAATGAAAAACTATAAAGAAATGGTTGCGGCTGCAGTAGAAATGAAAATAGATTTAATAATCTCAGGAGCTGGACTTCCATTAGATTTACCAACTTTAGTAGAAGGCTCACAGACAAAAATTGTACCAATAGTATCATCAGGAAAAGCAGCAGCTCTTATATCCAAGGTATGGGACAAAAAATATAAAAGAATACCTGATATGGTTATAGTAGAAGGACCAGAAGCTGGAGGCCATTTAGGCTTTTCTAAGGAAGAACTAGCAAAAAATGAATTTAAACCGCTTGAAGAGCTAGTGACTGAAGTAATAGAAGCGATGAAACCATTTGAAGAAAAGTATAAAAAGCAGGTTCCAATAATTGCTGCTGGTGGGATATACTCAGGAGAGGATATTGCAAAGTTTATTAAACTAGGAGCGAGCGGTGTTCAAATGGCAACTAGATTTGTTGCAACTGAAGAATGTGATGCTCATATAAATTTTAAAAATTCATATGTAGATGCAAAAAAAGAGGATATAAGATTGGTACAAAGCCCCGTAGGTATGCCAGGAAGAGCTGTAGATAATGAGTTTACTAAAAAGCTAGATAAAGGCAATATTCCTGTAAAGCGTTGCTATGATTGCCTTATCCCTTGTAACCCAGCTACTACGCCATACTGCATTTCTCAAGCTCTTATCCAATCAGTAACAGGTGATATGGAAAATGGACTTGTTTTTGCGGGGACGAATGCTTATAAAATAGATAAAATAACT
- a CDS encoding 4a-hydroxytetrahydrobiopterin dehydratase, producing MNENNNLSSKKCEACSTGTIPLHGNELFELMKAIHPDWSLDDNTKIMRTFRFKDFMSALNFVNKVGEVAEVEGHHPDIELSWGKVKVILLTHKIHGLSINDFIMAAKIDDLAI from the coding sequence ATGAACGAAAACAATAACTTGTCTTCTAAAAAATGTGAAGCTTGCAGTACTGGCACTATCCCACTTCACGGAAATGAATTATTTGAATTAATGAAGGCTATCCATCCTGACTGGAGTCTTGATGATAATACAAAGATTATGAGAACATTTAGATTTAAAGATTTTATGTCTGCCCTGAATTTCGTAAATAAAGTTGGAGAAGTTGCTGAAGTAGAAGGTCATCACCCTGATATAGAGCTAAGCTGGGGAAAAGTAAAGGTAATCCTATTAACTCACAAAATTCACGGCCTTAGTATCAACGACTTTATTATGGCCGCTAAAATCGATGATTTAGCTATTTAG